GCTCGGTGGTGCAGCTGCTCCAGGAAAAGCTCATCAGCCGCGAACACGTGACCATCTTCGGCCTGCCCTGCGAGGGCGTGGCGGACCTGGGCCGCGTGAACCGCGCCCTGGCCTCCCGGGGCCTGGTGATGGGCAAGGCGCGCGAGGCCGCCTTCACGGCCCAGGGTCTGGAGCTGGCCTTCAAGGGGCGCTCCGAGACGCTGCCCCTGGCCGAGGTGATGGCCGCCAAGTGCGGGCGCTGCGCCTACCACGACGCCGTGCTCTTCGACGAGTTCGCGGGCCAGCCCGTCGGCCGCAAGGACCCCGACAACCACGACGACCTGGCCGCCTTCGAGGCCCTCACCCTGGAGGAGCGCATGGAGTTCTGGCGCGAGCAGATGGAGCGCTGCACGCGCTGCTACGCCTGCCGCAACGCCTGCCCCCTGTGCGTCTGCCGCGACCAGTGCATCGGCCAGAGCCGCGAGCCGGGCTGGGTGAGCCAGCGCTCGGGCCTGGAGGAGAAGTTCTTCTTCCAGATGATCCACGCCACCCACCTGGCCGGGCGCTGCACCGAATGCGGCGAGTGCGAGCGGGCCTGCCCCGTGGACATCCCGCTCATGCTCCTCAAGCGCAAGCTGGGCAAGGAGATCGTGGAGCTCTTCAACTACCGGGCCGGCACCGACGTGGAGTCCAGGCCGCCTCTTCTGGCCTTCAAGGTCGAGGAGGACACCATCAACGAGAGGGGCTGGTGATGTCCGCCAAATATCTTCCCGGCGAAAAGCTCGCCGCCTGGCTCGAGGAACTCTCGGGCAGCCGCCTGGTGCTCGTGCCCGTGATGGAGCGCGACGCCGTGGTCTTCAGGCCCTTCGCTTCAAACGTCCCCGTGGAGCTGGGCCGCCAGGCCAACGTGCCCCCCAAGGACTCCGTGTTCCCGGCCACCGAACGCCTGATGCGCTTCCGCTACGTCAAGGACCCGGACGACCTGGGCAAGGTCTCCCTGGAACTTGAAGAGACCGTGGAGGCCCCACCCACCGTGGTGGTGGGCGGCCGCCCCTGCGACGCGCGCGGCTTCACCGTGTTCGACAGGGTTTACAACTCGCCGCGCGCCACCGACGTGTACTACCAGGCCCGGCGCGAGAACACGCTCTTCGTCACCCTCTCCTGCGACGACCCCGACAACGCCTGCTTCTGCCACTGTGTGGGCTCCTCGCCCTCGGACGCCCGGGGCTCCGACGTG
The window above is part of the Fundidesulfovibrio magnetotacticus genome. Proteins encoded here:
- a CDS encoding 4Fe-4S dicluster domain-containing protein — its product is MSAKYLPGEKLAAWLEELSGSRLVLVPVMERDAVVFRPFASNVPVELGRQANVPPKDSVFPATERLMRFRYVKDPDDLGKVSLELEETVEAPPTVVVGGRPCDARGFTVFDRVYNSPRATDVYYQARRENTLFVTLSCDDPDNACFCHCVGSSPSDARGSDVMLTPVEGGFLVEQASERASELLGSALLTDASEASVSQAQAARVAALEALGERFDPAQAPAKLLEKFDDLGFWEDVSAKCISCGACTYLCPTCYCFNVTDERTGMTGERIRTWDTCMSFQFTLEASGH
- a CDS encoding 4Fe-4S dicluster domain-containing protein; the encoded protein is MSVMDELKAQIARRLPDLDLVIGWGRGYDALHRTPVFLKDAKELDQLVFDPLCVHNLATYLTRFGKGKRVGVVVKGCDSRSVVQLLQEKLISREHVTIFGLPCEGVADLGRVNRALASRGLVMGKAREAAFTAQGLELAFKGRSETLPLAEVMAAKCGRCAYHDAVLFDEFAGQPVGRKDPDNHDDLAAFEALTLEERMEFWREQMERCTRCYACRNACPLCVCRDQCIGQSREPGWVSQRSGLEEKFFFQMIHATHLAGRCTECGECERACPVDIPLMLLKRKLGKEIVELFNYRAGTDVESRPPLLAFKVEEDTINERGW